The Pelodiscus sinensis isolate JC-2024 chromosome 13, ASM4963464v1, whole genome shotgun sequence genome includes a region encoding these proteins:
- the FAAH2 gene encoding fatty-acid amide hydrolase 2 isoform X2 gives MCPPPLPPPKSSEREGKRRAWLTGTRDCQATASKTAFPRGYGCSRTHCQSAHGPAARGPTTAPEVKCTDVVQAYITRIQEVNPLVNAIVKDRFDAALQEASQVDKLLSEGRGDEDSLQEKCPFLGVPFTVKEAFALHGMPNTSGLVSRRNLISSSDALVVSRLKQAGAIPLGVTNCSELCMWYESSNNVYGRTNNPYDLQRIVGGSSGGEGCALGAACSLIGVGSDIGGSIRMPAFFNGVFGHKPTTGVVPNDGQFPNAVGVRTEFLCTGPMCRYAEDLEPMLRIMAGPGVRKLKLDEEVSLEKVKFYSMEHDGGSVFVSPVDKEILRAQRKVVEHLETQLGVQVQHVTIHKMKYAFQIWSAMMSSQDSDGQDAQLFTDLLGDHGKPVWPLWELMKWFLGMSFHTIPAIALALTEKLMKLTPGGNAKLVSMGRSLRTEMMNLLGSDGLLLYPSHPVVAPKHYSPLGMPFNFAYTAVFNVLGLPVTQCPLGLNSEGLPLGVQVVAGPHNDHLTLAMARYLEKAFGGWVCPGKSCH, from the exons atgtgccccccccccctccccccgcccaagagCAGTGAGAGGGAGGGAAAGCGGAGGGCCTGGCTTACCGGCACCAGGGATTGCCAAGCCACCGCCAGCAAGACTGCGTTCCCGCGGGGCTATGGGTGTTCTCGGACACACTGTCAGTCAGCCCATGGGCCAGCTGCCAGGGGGCCCACAACTGCACCCGAG GTGAAATGCACGGATGTTGTCCAGGCTTACATCACGCGGATCCAGGAGGTAAACCCGCTTGTCAATGCGATTGTCAAGGACAG GTTCGATGCAGCCCTtcaggaggcctcccaggtggACAAACTGCTCTCGGAGGGCCGTGGAGATGAAGATTCCCTGCAGGAAAAATGTCCCTTTCTGGGGGTTCCTTTCACCGTCAAGGAGGCCTTTGCGCTGCACG GCATGCCCAACACGTCTGGCTTGGTTAGCCGCCGCAACTTGATCTCCTCGTCAGACGCTCTGGTGGTGTCACGCTTGAAGCAAGCTGGTGCAATTCCTCTGGGTGTGACCAATTGCAGTGAGCTCTGCATGTGGTATGAGTCTAGCAACAATGTCTACGGCCGAACGAACAACCCATATGACCTGCAAAGGATTGTGGGTGGCAGCTCAG GTGGGGAGGGCTGTGCCCTGGGGGCTGCCTGCTCCCTCATCGGGGTGGGCTCCGATATCGGCGGCAGCATTCGGATGCCAGCTTTCTTCAACGGCGTCTTTGGACATAAGCCCACCACAG GGGTGGTCCCCAATGATGGCCAgttccccaatgctgtgggggtGCGGACGGAGTTCCTGTGCACAGGCCCCATGTGTCGCTATGCTGAGGACCTGGAGCCCATGCTGAGGATCATGGCGGGGCCTGGAGTCAGAAA GCTGAAGCTGGATGAAGAGGTTTCGCTGGAGAAAGTAAAATTCTACAGCATGGAGCATGATGGGGGCTCGGTTTTTGTGTCCCCTGTGGACAAGGAAATTCTTCGGGCCCAGAGGAAG GTGGTGGAGCACCTGGAGACGCAGCTGGGGGTCCAAGTGCAGCACGTAACAATCCACAAGATGAAGTACGCTTTCCAGATCTGGTCGGCTATGATGTCCTCCCAGGACAGCGATGGCCAG GACGCACAGCTGTTCACAGACCTGCTTGGGGACCATGGGAAGCCCGTGTGGCCGCTGTGGGAGCTGATGAAATGGTTCCTGGGGATGTCTTTTCACACCATCCCTGCCATTG CCCTGGCCCTGACGGAGAAGCTGATGAAACTCACCCCTGGTGGGAATGCCAAGCTGGTGAGCATGGGCCGCAGCCTGCGGACGGAGATGATGAACTTGCTGGGGTCGGATGGGCTACTTCTGTACCCTTCCCACCCCGTCGTGGCACCTAAGCACTACTCTCCCTTGGGGATGCCTTTCAACTTCGCATACACAG CTGTTTTCAATGTCCTGGGCTTGCCTGTCACCCAGTGCCCGCTGGGCTTGAACAGTGAGGGCCTTCCCTTGGGAGTCCAGGTGGTGGCAGGCCCGCACAATGACCATCTGACACTGGCTATGGCTCGGTACCTGGAGAAGGCTTTTGGAGGCTGGGTTTGccccggaaaatcatgccactga
- the FAAH2 gene encoding fatty-acid amide hydrolase 2 isoform X1, with protein MALSRGERCLALLLRLLSRALLVLLSLAARASAALGPRPRAAPPAGTPARCAPPPGQALLLLPAAQLARRLRQRQVKCTDVVQAYITRIQEVNPLVNAIVKDRFDAALQEASQVDKLLSEGRGDEDSLQEKCPFLGVPFTVKEAFALHGMPNTSGLVSRRNLISSSDALVVSRLKQAGAIPLGVTNCSELCMWYESSNNVYGRTNNPYDLQRIVGGSSGGEGCALGAACSLIGVGSDIGGSIRMPAFFNGVFGHKPTTGVVPNDGQFPNAVGVRTEFLCTGPMCRYAEDLEPMLRIMAGPGVRKLKLDEEVSLEKVKFYSMEHDGGSVFVSPVDKEILRAQRKVVEHLETQLGVQVQHVTIHKMKYAFQIWSAMMSSQDSDGQDAQLFTDLLGDHGKPVWPLWELMKWFLGMSFHTIPAIALALTEKLMKLTPGGNAKLVSMGRSLRTEMMNLLGSDGLLLYPSHPVVAPKHYSPLGMPFNFAYTAVFNVLGLPVTQCPLGLNSEGLPLGVQVVAGPHNDHLTLAMARYLEKAFGGWVCPGKSCH; from the exons ATGGCGCTGTCGCGCGGCGAGCGCTGCCTcgcgctgctgctgcggctcctgTCGCGCGCCCTGCTCGTGCTGCTCAGCCTGGCGGCGCGCGCCTCCGCGGCGctcggcccccgcccccgcgcggcCCCGCCGGCCGGGACCCCCGCGCGCTGCGCGCCCCCGCCgggccaggcgctgctgctgctgccggccgCCCAGCTGGCCCGGCGCCTCCGCCAACGGCAG GTGAAATGCACGGATGTTGTCCAGGCTTACATCACGCGGATCCAGGAGGTAAACCCGCTTGTCAATGCGATTGTCAAGGACAG GTTCGATGCAGCCCTtcaggaggcctcccaggtggACAAACTGCTCTCGGAGGGCCGTGGAGATGAAGATTCCCTGCAGGAAAAATGTCCCTTTCTGGGGGTTCCTTTCACCGTCAAGGAGGCCTTTGCGCTGCACG GCATGCCCAACACGTCTGGCTTGGTTAGCCGCCGCAACTTGATCTCCTCGTCAGACGCTCTGGTGGTGTCACGCTTGAAGCAAGCTGGTGCAATTCCTCTGGGTGTGACCAATTGCAGTGAGCTCTGCATGTGGTATGAGTCTAGCAACAATGTCTACGGCCGAACGAACAACCCATATGACCTGCAAAGGATTGTGGGTGGCAGCTCAG GTGGGGAGGGCTGTGCCCTGGGGGCTGCCTGCTCCCTCATCGGGGTGGGCTCCGATATCGGCGGCAGCATTCGGATGCCAGCTTTCTTCAACGGCGTCTTTGGACATAAGCCCACCACAG GGGTGGTCCCCAATGATGGCCAgttccccaatgctgtgggggtGCGGACGGAGTTCCTGTGCACAGGCCCCATGTGTCGCTATGCTGAGGACCTGGAGCCCATGCTGAGGATCATGGCGGGGCCTGGAGTCAGAAA GCTGAAGCTGGATGAAGAGGTTTCGCTGGAGAAAGTAAAATTCTACAGCATGGAGCATGATGGGGGCTCGGTTTTTGTGTCCCCTGTGGACAAGGAAATTCTTCGGGCCCAGAGGAAG GTGGTGGAGCACCTGGAGACGCAGCTGGGGGTCCAAGTGCAGCACGTAACAATCCACAAGATGAAGTACGCTTTCCAGATCTGGTCGGCTATGATGTCCTCCCAGGACAGCGATGGCCAG GACGCACAGCTGTTCACAGACCTGCTTGGGGACCATGGGAAGCCCGTGTGGCCGCTGTGGGAGCTGATGAAATGGTTCCTGGGGATGTCTTTTCACACCATCCCTGCCATTG CCCTGGCCCTGACGGAGAAGCTGATGAAACTCACCCCTGGTGGGAATGCCAAGCTGGTGAGCATGGGCCGCAGCCTGCGGACGGAGATGATGAACTTGCTGGGGTCGGATGGGCTACTTCTGTACCCTTCCCACCCCGTCGTGGCACCTAAGCACTACTCTCCCTTGGGGATGCCTTTCAACTTCGCATACACAG CTGTTTTCAATGTCCTGGGCTTGCCTGTCACCCAGTGCCCGCTGGGCTTGAACAGTGAGGGCCTTCCCTTGGGAGTCCAGGTGGTGGCAGGCCCGCACAATGACCATCTGACACTGGCTATGGCTCGGTACCTGGAGAAGGCTTTTGGAGGCTGGGTTTGccccggaaaatcatgccactga